ACCTATAATACCGATTTTGATCCTAGATGATTCAGGCAAAGCTTTTTCAACCACGAACATGTATTTACACGAGAAATTATATCTGCTTATTCAGTTATAAAAATAGATTATATAAGTAGAGATTCTATGTTTGAGGAAAAATATTTGTGTCGGCACAGGCTTCTCTAAAGTTGCTTGATAACGTGTTCTATAGCATCCTTAACTTTTAATCCGAGAACTGTTACAACCTTAATATTTGATTGTTGCAAAGCCATATATGAGTTGGGGCCTGGATTGGGTCCTGCAACAACATCTATTTTTTCCTCAATAAGTTTCTGAACAGCTTTTATGCCTGCACCACTACCCGCTTTATGTCCTGGGTTTTCAACTATCTTGACATTCTTGATCTCACTGTCCTCTACTTCTACGATTGTGAATGTTGGTGTTCTACCGAACCTATCATATATGTAGTCATCTAGTCCACCTTTATCTGTTGGAAACGCTATTTTAACCATGTTTACCACCTTTTCATCTATGTATGGGTTTCTCCCGGTTTTATAACTATGGGTATGAATGGCTCCATTTTTGGAGGTAGATGTTTTATTCTCCATTCTCTATAGTTTTGCAATATATTTATTATTTTCAAACTTATTTTTCTTATAGCTGTTGCTGCTGGCGAATCAGGATATTTTATTAATAGAGGCTCCATGTTTGCAGCTGATTCAGCAACATGTTTATCGAAGGGTATTTCTCCTAGGTAATCAATGTTTTCTTTTAAAGCATACTCCTTGATGATCTCGTAATACTCCGGGTTTGTATCGTACTTGTTAATTATTAGTGCTGGGGGTATCATGAAGTGTTTTGTTAATTTATGTATTCTCTTGAGATCGCTTAGACTAGCTGGGGTAGGCTCTGCTACAAGGATCGCCATATGTGCTCCGGCAAGACTAGATATTACTTGGCAACCGATACCTGCAGCAGCATCTACTAGTAGAATAGCATCTTTCCCACCGATCTTTCTCGCCCTATTCTTTACCTCGGTCACTAATTTACCTGAGTTAGGCCTGCCAGGCACTAGTTCGCCTGATATGAGGGCGAATCCGTAGGGGGTTCTATATTTTATTCTTATATGACCAGCCACTATATCCCTGATCATTCTTATAGCTTTTGTTGGGCATACAAAGCTACATGTGTAGCAGCCTTCACATATCCATTTATTGATAACGTATTTATTATTAATTAGCTCGACAGCGTTGAATGGACACACCTTCATGCATTCTCCACAATTAATACATTTCTCCTCTACGATTTCAGCGTATCTGCCTTCATAATATGGTTCTATCTTGTCCCAATCAATTATTCCTAGAACAATGTTTAGGTTTGGAGCTTCTGCATCAGCGTCTACGG
This is a stretch of genomic DNA from Staphylothermus hellenicus DSM 12710. It encodes these proteins:
- a CDS encoding NifB/NifX family molybdenum-iron cluster-binding protein, which translates into the protein MVKIAFPTDKGGLDDYIYDRFGRTPTFTIVEVEDSEIKNVKIVENPGHKAGSGAGIKAVQKLIEEKIDVVAGPNPGPNSYMALQQSNIKVVTVLGLKVKDAIEHVIKQL
- a CDS encoding P-loop NTPase, with product MSIGGLEIVVASGKGGVGKSTITSSLALVFAEKKLDFIAVDADAEAPNLNIVLGIIDWDKIEPYYEGRYAEIVEEKCINCGECMKVCPFNAVELINNKYVINKWICEGCYTCSFVCPTKAIRMIRDIVAGHIRIKYRTPYGFALISGELVPGRPNSGKLVTEVKNRARKIGGKDAILLVDAAAGIGCQVISSLAGAHMAILVAEPTPASLSDLKRIHKLTKHFMIPPALIINKYDTNPEYYEIIKEYALKENIDYLGEIPFDKHVAESAANMEPLLIKYPDSPAATAIRKISLKIINILQNYREWRIKHLPPKMEPFIPIVIKPGETHT